The window TCAGCTACTGAAAAATTAGTATTAGACTGATCCATAAAATGAAGCTGCGGCAGCCCAAGACTTAATAAATAAAGTCTTAGACTACCGCTGTTGTTAAACTAACGTTTCCCGTTAACTCAATGGATTAACAATATTCTTCAGACTTAGCTGTTCACGTAAAGACATCCAGCTTTCCGTCACGGTTTGATGAGCCGTGTCGATCACGATGTGGTCGCGGTCCCAAGCTTCGTAATGTCTATTCTTCACCTCATTCCAAGTGGGGAGGGTAAAGCCGGGAATGTCTGTTGTATGAGTAGTGATTCGTTGCTTGTGCTCACATTCGTCTGAGCAGACAACTTCGATTTCGACAAACGGAATTTCTAGAGACTCTGCTACATTACGCCAAGCTTGG of the Paenibacillus sonchi genome contains:
- a CDS encoding AAA family ATPase is translated as MLYIFGGLPGTGKSALSSALASELRAPYLRVDVVEQAMRVAGVKVDGPEGYIVCYEIARQNLILGLDVISDTVNPIRYTRQAWRNVAESLEIPFVEIEVVCSDECEHKQRITTHTTDIPGFTLPTWNEVKNRHYEAWDRDHIVIDTAHQTVTESWMSLREQLSLKNIVNPLS